In the Trichoderma atroviride chromosome 4, complete sequence genome, TTCTCTCATAGTTGGGAAAGCACAAAATAGAGAAACCTTCTTCCCCCCTCAAGTAGATTCTATGAGAAACATGGTTGGGTATCAAGTGGGCTGCCAGCGCCGGTGCACACATACTCATGTTCTCCCTTTAGAGatattttctctctctcgctaCTTGTCGCTGGCATGCCAAAAAGAAATGCGTGTTGCCATATCTATATGGCAGAGGTAAGCTACCTGGCAACCTCGGGGTTCCAGAGGCCCTTGCTTGTTTGCACGAGACGGTTCGCCATGTTGCCCGGTTGTAGTGCTGCAGGCACGTCAGAGGCAGGAGTTGTGTTGCCCATGACTACATCGTCGGTTGGCCTGTTTGCGCTGGATTCGCTGTCATTACCCTGGCTGGAGCCCATGGATATGGCGCTGTCGTCTTTACGAACGCCGTTGACAGGAGCAGGGATGTTCGGGCCAGCGCCGCGGTTGCGTGTAGGCTCTTGGGAACGAGCGCCGTCCATCATGAGATTTTGAGCCTCGCGTagcttgttgatggcgcGGACGGTATCGATGGCCGCGTGGAGCGTGCGCCGCGCGTTGAAGTTCTTCTTGATCGTGGGCAGCAAGTTCTCGCCGGCGCCGTCTGAAGGGGCGAGACCGGCGACAAAGGCATGCTGAAGGGCCTCGTGGGCGGTGATGCGCTTGTCCTGGTCGATGGTGAGGCATCGCCGGATAAAGTCCTTTGCGTGAGAGGAGACGCCGCGCCAGTACTCGACCGGAGTGAAGCTGTAGTCGGCATTGAGAATGGCCTGCATCTCCTCAAAGTCGGAGTCTCGGTCGAAGGGGGTGTAGCCGCAGAGAAGGAAGTAGGTGATGACACCGATGGCCCACAGGTCAACGGGCTTACCATGGCCCGTCTTCTTAAAAATCTCGGGAGCCATGTAGCCAGGAGTA is a window encoding:
- a CDS encoding uncharacterized protein (TransMembrane:1 (i200-219o)); the protein is MSRQQPQQQPQVQPCRYKVGKTLGAGSYSVVKECVHIDTGRYYAAKVINKRLMAGREHMVRNEIAVLKKVSMGHQNILTLVDYFETMNNLYLVTDLALGGELFDRICRKGSYYESDAADLIRATLSAVAYLHDHGIVHRDLKPENLLFRTPEDNADLLIADFGLSRIMDEEQFHVLTTTCGTPGYMAPEIFKKTGHGKPVDLWAIGVITYFLLCGYTPFDRDSDFEEMQAILNADYSFTPVEYWRGVSSHAKDFIRRCLTIDQDKRITAHEALQHAFVAGLAPSDGAGENLLPTIKKNFNARRTLHAAIDTVRAINKLREAQNLMMDGARSQEPTRNRGAGPNIPAPVNGVRKDDSAISMGSSQGNDSESSANRPTDDVVMGNTTPASDVPAALQPGNMANRLVQTSKGLWNPEVAR